The Arthrobacter caoxuetaonis DNA window TCAAGCCGATCACAGCCGAGGAGTCCGACATCATCGCTGCGCGCGAGTTCCTGGCGCCGCGGGCTGAAACCCATGACCGGATGCTGCGCCTGGACCTCGAGCCCGAGGGCCATCCGGGCATGGTGGCAGTCGATCTGTCCGACATCCCCGCAGACGGCAAGGTCAATGACGAGAAGCCGCTGAACCCGCGCACAGTCCTGATTCCTGAGGATGACTGGAAGGACATGGCCCCGGCCTGGACGGAGCGTCGAACGCTCCCGAAGGTCGAAGGCCTGCAGATCTTCAAGAAGGCATCCTAGGACATGCCAAGAGGGGCCGGAGGTTATCCTCCGGCCCCTCTTTTCACCCTCACAGGGCACTAAAAGCGCTGGCCCCGTCCCGGGACAAATCGTACGCTCTCATCGAGCTCCACTGCGCGGGCAATCGCCTGCATGATCTCCTCGCCGAGTGCAGCCCCGGCAGGACCGTAGCGTTCCTCAGCAGAGGTGACGATTCCTTCCACTGTTTCCAGGGCCCGTGCTAGGTCCACTGTGTCGCTGTAGAGCGTGCGGCGGGAAGGGTCGTCAGGGTTGCTGCAGGTGACCCTGTGGGAGCGTTCGCTGACGACCAGCATCTCGCGGACGCGGTCCATCCCCTTCACCTCTTCGGCTGCGGTGTCATCCTGCATGCTCCGGACCTTCCTTCCCTGTCTCTTACTTGGTTCCGGTGTGCCCGAAGCCGCCTTCTCCGCGGACCGAGCTGCTGAGCGTATCGGCCTCCTCGAAGACCGGCGTCAGGAACTCCTGGATAACCAGCTGGGCGATGCGTTCACCGGCCTCGTACACGAAGTCGGTGTCGGAGGTGTTCGAGAGCAGGACCTTCACTTCGCCGCGGTAGCCTGCGTCGATGGTGCCCGGTGCGTTCAGGACGGTGATGCCCTTCTTCGCGGCCAGGCCGGAGCGCGGGTGGACGAGGCCTACAGTGCCCGGTTCCAGTTCAAGGGCGATGCCGGTACCGACTGCGGCCCACGAGCCGGCAGGGATGGTTCCGCCGGCCACCGAGTACAGGTCAGCGCCTGCATCTCCGGGGGTGGCGATGGAAGGAATAACTGCGTCCTCTTCGAGTTTCCGGATGAGGACCTTGGTGTTCGACAAGCTGTTCTCTTTTCGTTCTGCCGGCGTTGGTGCAGGCAGGAGCTATGTGTGCGGAGACGCGCTTGTTTCTCCCCAGTGAACGTGGACCAACGGCGGCTGATTGTCTGATGAACATTGAGGGTGCCTGACGGGGATTGAACCCGCGGCCTCCCGGACCACAACCGGGCGCTCTGCCACTGAGCTACAGGCACCAAACGGCGCCGGCGGATGCCGGCACCTGGCCTGGACCCCTATGCGAGATCCAGGTAAACCTTCTGGACGTCGACGTGGAGGCCGGTGATCGACCAGGCATCGTCGTCGCGCGCGTTACTGTCCCGGATACGGACCGGCATGTCGTCGGCGATCTCCAGCGGCTCAGACGGCTCCCTGTGCAGGATGCGGACCCGTGTGAGCTGGTCCAGGAAATCTCCCACCGACTGGCGCATAGCAGCGATGCCCAGGGATACCTCGCCGTCACCGGACGGGTGATGGAAGGGGCGTCCAGGGGTGTACTGTTCACCGGCGATCACCATCCGCAGCAGCTTGCCGCGGGTGTGGGTGCCCAGCAGGGTGGTCAGCTCGCCGTACGTCAGGGTGGGTCCCGGATCGAAGACGGGCATCCCGCCGGGCACATGAAGCAGCTCGACCGTGGCGACCTCATCGAACAGGGCCTGCCAGGCTCCGGGTCCCATGAGAGCGTAATCGCCCCTCACGGCTGCTCCCTCGTCCACCTTCAGCGAGTAGTACGTTCCTTCGTCGTCCTCGCTGAGCAGCGTGACCGCGGCATAGGTCCCTGCAGGCATGGCATCCCACTGGGATCTCGTCGGCTTCTTCATAGCCGCTATGTGTGCGGACAGGACCGTGCCCCTCCCCGCAGGACCGTGCCTGATCCGGAGAGGAGGATTTTGGAGCGGGGGACGGGATTTGAACCCGCGACATCCTGGTTGGAAGCCAGGCGCTCTGGCCAGCTGAGCTACCCCCGCATGAGCCGCAGCTGGACCAAGCAGCTGCGGATCGAGCCCGATGCGGGGTTTGAACCCGCGGCCTCGTCCTTACCAAGGACGCGCTCTGCCACTGAGCTAACCGGGCGAAACCGCTTCACGCGGCTGCCTGCCGAAACAGGGCTTCGAGCGGAAAACGGGGATCGAACCCGCGGCCTCCACCTTGGCAAGGTGGCGCTCTGCCAGCTGAGCTATTTCCGCGAGGGGCGCGGCCTGCGCCCCAAGTGCCACCGGCCGGCTTCGAACCGGCGACCTCTCGATTTTCAGTCGAGCGCTCTACCAACTGAGCTACAGCGGCGGGGCGGCCCGGAGAAGTCTCCAGGCCGTGGCGGCGGGTGAGGGATTCGAACCCCCGACCGTTTCCGGTTACGACTTTCCAAGCCGCTGCCTTAGGCCGCTAGGCAAACCCGCCATTGGAGGGGCACCGGCAGTATGGGCTGCCGGTGCCCTTTGTCGGAGTGACAGGATTTGAACCTGCGACCTCGTCGTCCCGAACGACGCGCGCTGCCAAACTGCGCCACACTCCGAAACCGGAACGCTGAACGCTCCGGGGTACTGCAAGCGGAGGATGAGGGATTCGAACCCCCGCCGGTTTCCCGGGACGGTTTTCAAGACCGCTGCCTTCGGCCGCTCAGCCAATCCTCCTTAGTGGTGCCCCCAAGTCCGGCCCAATGCCCGGTCCTCAAGGCGTATTTCCTCCGGTGTGAGATAGTCACCGGCCCTGGCTTCCTGGAGCAGCTGGCTGGCTGCTACGTGCGTCCAGTACCCGTTCACGACCCCGAACAGTCCGTTCTTGCGGATCTGTCGGAGCAGCTCCGGTTCAACCGCCTGCCGGAACTGGGGGTAGAGAACGACTTTCTGGGACAGTACAAGGCCGGGTGAGCACCGATCGAACAGCTGCTCGAAGATGTCGTCGTAGGGCAGGATGTCCATATTGCGCAGCATGTGCAGCGCTGTGTTGACCGCCTCGTCGACGTATCGGGAACTCACGGTGTTGCCTCCCCTGGAGTGAAGTTGGTTGCCCTGCCAGCCGCGGGTTTGTACCACGACCTCCACGCTGCACGCGCGGTGTGACTTTGCACCTGCCGGCAGTTGGCCGTCGGGGCGGCCCGGCTTGACGACGGCCGGCGTTCCCCGCGGGGGTAATCAACCCCGTACGGCCTGGCGAGCCCTATGCCGGATTTGAACCGGCGACCTGCCGCTTACGAAACGGCTGCTCTACCAACTGAGCTAACAGGGCGTGACGACAGGCCCGCTAAAGCGCTGCCGGGCAGTGGTTCGGCATTAGGCAGGTCCTCCTTCCGGTCCGGGCGTTAGCGCACCCTGACGGTTCTCGGTCCTGCTTCACTGCCTGGGGATCCCGTGCCAGCCCCAGAGCCCCTTGCCGGATTTGAACCGGCGACCTACCGCTTACAAGGCGGTTGCTCTAGCCGCTGAGCTAAAGGGGCACCGCCGGCACCCGGCTTCCCGGGCCCGGCAGCGGCGGATTACTTGTCGAAGCCGGGCTTCGCCAAGCGGTACATTTCGCGGGAGCCGGGTTTCACCAGCTCCAGTTCACCGCTTTCAACAAGGCTCCGCAGGGCCCTGTCGATTGCGCGGTCCTCAATCCTCGGGTGAAGGCAGGAGCGGACCCATGCCCGGTCGATCAGCCCCGAATCGGGATGGTTCCCGTCAAGGCTGCGGCCGGAAGTGACCAGCTCCTGATCCTTCTCCCAGGCCCAGCGGGCGAGGTTGCGGACCTTCTGCACTGCAGACATCGTTTCCTCTTCCTGGGGGCACCATTCGTAGGGGATGTTGCGTACCTGACCGGGGTGCCGACCCCCGTGCCTCCCGCGTGTCGGGCGGGCGCTCTGCCGTTGAGCTAGCCAGGCTTGATGGACGCCCTGGTTGGGGCCGGGCGTCCGGGCTGCTTCGGGAGGTCTCAGATCCCGGGGTGCAGCTAGACCCCTGTGCCTGTACGAGGTGCTGACCCTCGGACCTCCCGCGTGTGAGGCGGGCGCTCTGCCGCTGAGCTATACAGGCGCAGCCGTTATCCGGCTACTTCGTAGATGCGGTGTTCGCACGGCTTGTCTTTGTCTTTGTCCATGTACCTGACGTCGGCGACTACCGGTGTCCGGCCGTCCCCTGAGCCCCAGGAGGTGAACATCAGAGCTTCCCCGTACCTGCCTTCGGTGTCCGTGTGGCCGGACCAGACTGTGAGGTCCTGGTTCTTGCGAACCTCGTCACTTTCGGCGCATGTTGCTTCGCGCCACGTGCCCGGAACGATTCGGTGGCTGGAGGAGTCAGGATCGGTGTCATGCTCTTCCAGCTGGCAGCCGCCAAAGTAAGTCATTGGGTACTCGTTCCGTCTTGAGGGGGTTGAGCTGGTCGCTCACCATCTATGTGTGCGGAACGGCCCCGAACTCTCCCCGGCC harbors:
- the dut gene encoding dUTP diphosphatase translates to MSNTKVLIRKLEEDAVIPSIATPGDAGADLYSVAGGTIPAGSWAAVGTGIALELEPGTVGLVHPRSGLAAKKGITVLNAPGTIDAGYRGEVKVLLSNTSDTDFVYEAGERIAQLVIQEFLTPVFEEADTLSSSVRGEGGFGHTGTK